From the genome of Gracilibacillus salitolerans, one region includes:
- a CDS encoding glycoside hydrolase family 32 protein has product MYTLKQANTYIEENRERVIADYRNDYHAMAPIGWINDPNGFIYYKGEYHLFYQYYPYKAVWGPMHWGHSKSKDLVNWETVPVALAPDQSYDKDGCFSGTAIEKDGKLYLMYTGHIEGETEEDIRQVQCIAVSSDGINFEKVEQNPVITEADLPENAKPQDFRDPKVVKKGDFYYSLIASKKEDGGGQILLYKSKDLLDWEFVSVMLNGEIDEGPMWECPDIFELDGKDVLLFSVEGLPKKENNFLNTHSVLAIVGEMDWEKGIFHKETVEELDYGLDFYAPQTIEDDKNRRIMISWMQMWGRNIPTETEQHGWAGSMTLPRELFTQNNHVYQRPVAEIKNYYTNKQSYKTIKLSDETKAFEELSAEVSAIELVLDVKAGKRFDLEVRSNQVEKTLVSYDCETSFLELNRIDSGIELVGNEEEHVYKRSVYCEPENNKIELEIFLDRASIEVFANHGKYTLTSTIYPTQKADHIKIIAEGEIEVDRLDKWDIEV; this is encoded by the coding sequence ATGTACACACTAAAACAAGCGAATACTTATATTGAGGAAAATAGGGAGCGTGTCATAGCTGACTATAGAAATGACTATCATGCAATGGCACCGATTGGGTGGATTAATGATCCAAACGGATTTATATATTATAAAGGTGAATATCATTTATTTTATCAATATTATCCGTATAAAGCGGTATGGGGACCCATGCACTGGGGTCATTCAAAAAGTAAAGACTTAGTAAACTGGGAAACTGTTCCTGTCGCACTAGCCCCAGATCAATCATATGACAAAGATGGTTGTTTTTCTGGAACAGCTATCGAAAAGGATGGAAAGCTCTATCTAATGTACACGGGTCATATCGAGGGTGAGACAGAAGAAGATATTAGACAAGTGCAATGTATTGCTGTTTCCTCAGATGGTATTAATTTTGAGAAAGTGGAACAAAATCCGGTTATAACGGAAGCTGATTTGCCGGAAAATGCAAAACCACAGGACTTCAGAGACCCGAAAGTAGTGAAGAAGGGTGATTTCTATTATTCCTTAATTGCTTCCAAAAAAGAAGATGGTGGAGGACAAATTCTACTATATAAATCGAAGGATTTACTTGATTGGGAGTTTGTTTCTGTCATGTTAAACGGGGAAATAGATGAGGGACCGATGTGGGAGTGCCCTGATATATTCGAATTAGATGGTAAGGATGTTCTGCTGTTCTCAGTCGAAGGATTGCCTAAAAAAGAAAATAATTTCCTGAATACGCACTCCGTTCTCGCTATTGTTGGAGAAATGGATTGGGAAAAAGGAATTTTCCATAAAGAAACGGTTGAAGAATTGGATTATGGTCTAGATTTCTATGCTCCACAAACGATTGAAGATGACAAAAATAGAAGAATCATGATTTCCTGGATGCAAATGTGGGGAAGAAACATTCCAACGGAGACGGAACAACATGGTTGGGCTGGTTCGATGACATTGCCTAGGGAACTTTTTACACAAAACAATCATGTCTATCAAAGACCTGTTGCAGAAATCAAAAATTACTATACCAATAAACAAAGTTACAAGACGATTAAATTATCAGATGAAACAAAAGCGTTTGAGGAATTATCAGCTGAAGTTAGTGCTATTGAATTAGTATTAGATGTAAAAGCTGGGAAAAGATTTGACCTAGAAGTTCGTTCCAATCAGGTTGAGAAAACACTAGTAAGCTATGATTGTGAAACAAGCTTTCTAGAACTAAATCGGATAGACAGTGGTATCGAGCTTGTCGGTAATGAAGAGGAACATGTGTATAAACGCTCCGTTTATTGCGAGCCAGAAAATAATAAAATTGAATTAGAGATTTTCCTTGACCGGGCCTCAATAGAAGTTTTTGCAAATCATGGCAAATACACGTTAACGTCTACTATTTATCCAACACAAAAGGCGGATCATATAAAAATCATCGCTGAAGGTGAAATAGAGGTTGATCGTCTGGATAAATGGGATATCGAGGTTTAA
- a CDS encoding carbohydrate ABC transporter permease, giving the protein MNKKLKKSIEYFFLILLACIFIFPMLWMVVSSMKPEAEIYLDMGGIQSLLPSLDVSQWFLTYKELFSRFNVPQYVINSIIYALTITVGSIMVNAMAGFAFAKFEFRGKKLLFGVLLVLLIVPVETIIITQFTVAHTLGILNTRLAVVLPMIGNMFFIYLFRNFFKAVPDEIIESVKLDGANNWVVFWKIILPMSKPAVATVGTLSFIASWNDYLWPLMVLTDTDKFPLQVAITNINTTQPVYTNQVMAILTISTIPLIIVYIFAQKYILQGLGGSGTGIK; this is encoded by the coding sequence ATGAACAAGAAGCTTAAGAAATCAATTGAATATTTTTTCCTGATTTTGTTAGCTTGTATATTTATCTTTCCTATGTTGTGGATGGTCGTTTCTTCCATGAAACCTGAAGCAGAGATTTATCTTGATATGGGCGGCATACAATCCTTACTTCCTTCACTTGATGTTTCTCAATGGTTTCTAACATATAAAGAATTATTTTCAAGATTTAATGTTCCTCAATATGTAATCAATAGTATTATCTATGCATTAACAATTACGGTGGGTTCTATTATGGTTAATGCGATGGCAGGGTTTGCTTTTGCAAAATTTGAGTTTAGAGGGAAGAAGTTGTTATTCGGTGTATTACTAGTTTTGTTAATTGTCCCAGTGGAAACAATTATCATTACCCAGTTTACCGTGGCACACACGTTAGGCATTCTTAATACACGATTAGCGGTTGTGTTACCGATGATTGGAAACATGTTTTTCATTTACTTGTTTAGGAACTTTTTTAAGGCGGTACCAGATGAAATTATTGAATCGGTCAAATTAGATGGAGCAAACAATTGGGTTGTTTTTTGGAAGATTATATTACCAATGTCTAAACCTGCAGTGGCTACTGTCGGAACACTATCCTTTATCGCTAGTTGGAATGATTACTTATGGCCATTAATGGTATTAACAGATACAGATAAGTTTCCACTCCAAGTAGCTATTACAAATATTAATACAACCCAGCCTGTTTATACAAATCAGGTAATGGCAATCCTTACGATTTCAACGATACCACTAATTATCGTATATATATTTGCTCAGAAGTATATACTTCAGGGACTTGGTGGATCTGGAACGGGAATTAAATAG
- a CDS encoding carbohydrate ABC transporter permease encodes MNTNKRENLAAYAFLTPALILLGTFLVIPALMAIYYAFTDYYLLTPDQRQFIGLQNFIEIFKDPIFIQSLKNIVLFVVFVIPIQVGAALGLALLINKPRKGNIFFKIAYFSPVVLSLVVISVLWLYLLNPSEGLINSLLANIGIEAQPFLSSPKQAMITIVFVSAWQGAGYQMLIFLAGLQNIPSTVYEAGKIDGVNKWQNFFHITLPLLKPTSVLIMITTLISAFKLIIQPMVMTQGGPMNSTMTPVYYIYQSGFSDRMIGYASAMTVIFGIIIGIITLLQSRLTKEDDM; translated from the coding sequence ATGAATACTAATAAGAGAGAGAATTTAGCAGCATATGCGTTTTTAACACCTGCTCTAATATTATTAGGAACCTTCCTAGTTATACCTGCCTTAATGGCCATTTATTATGCTTTTACGGATTATTATTTATTAACACCAGATCAGCGTCAATTTATTGGATTGCAAAATTTCATTGAAATCTTTAAAGATCCAATTTTTATTCAAAGTTTAAAAAATATCGTCCTATTTGTTGTTTTCGTCATTCCCATACAAGTAGGTGCAGCTTTAGGATTAGCGTTATTAATTAATAAACCGAGAAAAGGAAATATATTTTTCAAGATTGCCTACTTTTCTCCAGTAGTTTTGTCATTAGTTGTTATATCCGTCCTGTGGTTATATCTATTAAATCCATCAGAAGGTTTGATTAATAGCTTATTAGCAAATATCGGAATAGAAGCTCAGCCTTTCTTAAGCAGTCCAAAGCAAGCGATGATAACCATTGTGTTTGTGTCCGCTTGGCAGGGTGCAGGCTATCAGATGTTAATTTTTCTAGCGGGGCTTCAAAATATCCCATCTACCGTGTATGAAGCAGGTAAAATTGATGGGGTTAACAAATGGCAGAACTTTTTTCATATTACGTTGCCTTTGTTAAAGCCCACTTCTGTTTTAATTATGATTACGACCTTAATCTCAGCATTTAAATTAATCATCCAACCGATGGTGATGACACAAGGTGGACCAATGAATTCTACCATGACACCGGTCTATTATATTTACCAATCGGGATTCTCCGATCGAATGATAGGATACGCGAGTGCGATGACGGTTATTTTTGGAATAATCATTGGAATCATAACATTGCTGCAAAGCAGGTTAACAAAGGAGGATGACATGTAA
- a CDS encoding ABC transporter substrate-binding protein codes for MKKVMFLTVLVLMAIIITACGGEEESSNANDNEVSLWVHTSDETPEGEAMQSIIDRFNEENEGTYSAKIEFIPRSGAGGGYEDKINAALTTDTLPDVLTLDGPNTAAYAEAGMIAPIGDYITNKDDLLPSIIQQGTYDDQLYAVGYSESGVGIFYNKQMLEEAGIDLSTLPTVEEPWDWNQFMELSETLVNTHDTAAIDMGFDDKSEWLMYAFSPFLWSQGGNLVSEDGSTAEGHFNDENSVKTFRFIQEMVKEGYTTITPVEKGFHTAEYPMKFGGSWTIAEMEDYPDVEYGVMPYPTSPDTDELVSPSGSWQYAMAASSEKQEAAGALIDFMTSTESLTEITLANSVLPAAHSVVEEVQDKVSPQMNVLIQQNQNSAHARPVLPNYPQVSRVFQQTVSDAAYYEENSDVQKLLDEKTGQMEKALK; via the coding sequence ATGAAAAAGGTTATGTTTTTAACTGTTTTAGTTTTGATGGCAATTATTATTACAGCTTGTGGTGGAGAAGAGGAATCATCAAATGCTAATGATAATGAAGTATCTCTTTGGGTCCACACTTCAGATGAAACGCCTGAAGGGGAAGCAATGCAAAGTATTATTGATCGATTTAATGAAGAGAATGAAGGAACATACTCCGCTAAGATTGAGTTTATTCCGAGGAGTGGAGCTGGAGGCGGATACGAAGATAAAATTAATGCCGCTTTAACAACAGATACATTACCAGATGTTTTAACCTTGGATGGACCTAATACAGCGGCATATGCAGAGGCCGGAATGATTGCGCCAATAGGTGATTATATAACAAATAAAGATGACTTATTACCAAGTATTATTCAACAAGGTACCTATGACGATCAATTATATGCGGTAGGGTATTCAGAATCTGGTGTTGGAATCTTCTATAATAAACAAATGCTCGAAGAAGCAGGTATTGATTTATCTACGTTACCAACCGTTGAAGAACCTTGGGATTGGAATCAATTTATGGAGCTTAGTGAAACGTTAGTTAATACTCACGATACTGCTGCAATTGATATGGGTTTTGATGATAAAAGTGAATGGTTAATGTATGCCTTCTCACCATTTTTATGGTCGCAAGGTGGAAATTTAGTGTCTGAAGATGGTTCGACAGCGGAAGGTCATTTTAATGATGAAAACTCAGTCAAAACATTTCGTTTTATTCAGGAAATGGTCAAAGAGGGATACACGACAATTACTCCAGTTGAAAAAGGATTCCATACGGCTGAGTACCCAATGAAGTTCGGCGGATCATGGACAATTGCTGAAATGGAGGACTATCCAGATGTGGAATATGGTGTTATGCCATACCCGACATCTCCGGATACAGACGAATTAGTATCTCCATCAGGTAGCTGGCAATATGCGATGGCTGCTTCATCTGAAAAGCAGGAAGCTGCTGGTGCATTGATTGATTTTATGACATCCACAGAATCTTTAACGGAAATTACTTTAGCGAATAGTGTTCTTCCGGCAGCTCATTCAGTTGTTGAAGAGGTGCAAGATAAAGTTTCACCTCAAATGAATGTCTTAATTCAACAAAACCAAAATTCGGCGCATGCTAGACCAGTTTTACCTAACTATCCGCAGGTAAGCAGAGTTTTCCAACAGACGGTCAGCGATGCCGCTTATTATGAAGAAAATAGTGATGTACAAAAATTGTTAGATGAAAAAACCGGTCAAATGGAAAAAGCGTTGAAATAA
- a CDS encoding LacI family DNA-binding transcriptional regulator — protein sequence MKPKISDVAKVAGVSPTTVSRVLNNRGYIGEETRKKVDEAMKQLNYFPNDVARSLFIKKTFLIGVIFPTTTNPFYGQLIFYIENIAASLGYKILLCNSQGQEDKERSYLRMLQRNQVDGIIAGAHNRGVKEYDIPTLPVVGVDRYLSENIPVVSSDNYDGGRQATQLLINKGCRNIIHINGPSYLETPANLRRKAYEDVMKDNQLTPITYETEGDNQAVIKQLFDENPLVESIFASDDLIASAVMREAKMRKRNIPSDFKVIGYDGTETTRLLLPELSTIQQPIREIAEKTIDILMKEINEEGDHSQMETILPVRLIESETT from the coding sequence GTGAAGCCGAAAATTTCAGATGTTGCTAAAGTTGCGGGTGTTTCACCAACAACTGTTTCTAGAGTTTTGAATAATCGAGGTTATATAGGAGAAGAGACTAGAAAAAAAGTAGATGAGGCGATGAAACAACTTAATTATTTTCCTAATGATGTGGCAAGGTCGTTGTTTATCAAGAAAACATTCTTAATTGGTGTTATTTTTCCTACTACAACGAATCCATTTTATGGACAACTTATTTTTTATATAGAAAATATTGCAGCATCTTTAGGATATAAAATTTTGTTGTGTAATAGTCAAGGGCAAGAAGATAAAGAGAGAAGTTATTTGAGGATGCTTCAAAGAAATCAAGTGGATGGAATCATAGCTGGAGCTCATAATCGAGGCGTAAAGGAATACGATATACCAACTCTCCCAGTTGTTGGAGTTGACCGTTATTTGTCGGAAAATATTCCTGTTGTTTCAAGTGATAATTATGATGGAGGAAGACAAGCCACCCAGTTATTAATTAACAAAGGCTGTCGAAACATTATTCATATTAATGGTCCGAGTTATTTAGAGACTCCAGCCAATTTAAGAAGAAAAGCATATGAGGATGTTATGAAGGACAATCAATTGACCCCTATTACCTATGAAACAGAGGGAGATAATCAAGCAGTCATCAAACAATTATTCGATGAAAACCCACTAGTAGAGAGTATTTTTGCCAGTGATGATCTAATTGCCTCAGCGGTCATGAGAGAAGCTAAAATGAGGAAAAGAAACATACCTTCTGATTTTAAAGTTATTGGCTATGACGGGACAGAGACAACTAGATTACTACTACCTGAATTAAGTACGATCCAACAACCGATAAGAGAGATTGCTGAAAAAACGATTGATATTTTAATGAAAGAAATAAATGAAGAAGGGGATCATAGTCAGATGGAAACCATCTTACCTGTTAGATTGATAGAAAGCGAGACAACCTAA